In Gammaproteobacteria bacterium (ex Lamellibrachia satsuma), a single genomic region encodes these proteins:
- a CDS encoding thioredoxin fold domain-containing protein produces the protein MVRNLTIGCLVGFFLLLSYPAFSTEGIRIPITTDLQKDGRLSIQRKLPILLMVSQDHCPFCDLMKQEILHPMLLSGEYEEKVIMREILIDLGQDVTNFEGKREDAAHFAHGYDVHLSPTLLFLNGEGSEVRKRMIGINTVELFSFYLDAAIDEALAELKPRETAKSAVQP, from the coding sequence ATCGTGCGAAACCTGACAATCGGCTGCCTTGTCGGCTTCTTTCTGCTGCTCTCTTACCCGGCATTCTCCACCGAGGGAATCCGTATCCCCATCACCACAGATCTACAAAAGGATGGCAGGCTCTCCATCCAGCGTAAACTCCCTATTCTCCTGATGGTTTCTCAGGATCACTGCCCATTCTGCGACCTGATGAAACAGGAAATACTGCATCCGATGTTGTTGAGCGGGGAATATGAAGAGAAGGTCATCATGCGCGAAATCCTTATCGATTTGGGCCAGGACGTCACAAACTTCGAGGGAAAGCGCGAGGATGCCGCCCATTTTGCCCATGGATACGATGTCCATTTAAGCCCGACGCTGCTGTTTCTCAATGGGGAGGGCTCAGAGGTACGCAAACGCATGATCGGCATCAACACAGTGGAGCTGTTCTCCTTCTACCTCGATGCCGCAATTGACGAGGCTTTGGCCGAGCTAAAGCCCCGGGAAACCGCAAAATCAGCGGTCCAACCCTAG
- a CDS encoding thioredoxin fold domain-containing protein, which translates to MQLRLLLAFLFLFVFSASNATELKSTTDWEAVSEQAALADSPILVVFTADGCGYCELLKEQVLKPMLANPEAVNKATILEYNTGSGGKITDFDGSRIRSRQFTGRYKIFATPTVVILDPNGNPLTAPIVGFNGKEDYEDLLDSALRDSRTAMQKIELPADAIARNR; encoded by the coding sequence ATGCAGTTGCGATTACTTTTAGCCTTTCTGTTTCTTTTTGTCTTTTCCGCCTCCAACGCAACAGAACTCAAGAGCACCACTGACTGGGAGGCCGTATCCGAGCAGGCCGCTTTGGCCGATAGTCCGATTTTGGTGGTATTCACTGCCGATGGTTGTGGCTACTGCGAGTTACTCAAAGAGCAGGTTTTGAAACCGATGCTTGCAAATCCAGAAGCCGTTAATAAGGCCACAATTCTGGAATACAACACCGGCAGTGGCGGCAAAATCACCGATTTTGACGGCAGCCGAATCCGCAGCCGCCAGTTCACCGGCCGCTACAAGATCTTTGCCACCCCCACGGTGGTAATTCTCGATCCCAATGGTAACCCTCTGACAGCCCCTATCGTGGGCTTCAACGGCAAGGAAGACTACGAAGACCTACTCGACAGCGCACTCAGAGACTCCCGGACAGCCATGCAGAAGATCGAGCTGCCGGCAGATGCCATCGCCCGAAACCGCTAA